GGCGCCAGGCCCTCCCGGGGCCGACGGCTCGTTCGCGGTGGCGTGCCACATCCTCGAGCAGTACGCGTTCCCGCCGCGACGACTCATCCGCGGCAGCTTCGACCCGGCCGCACCGCTCGACAACCGCGCGATGCTGCTGACCGCGCGCTATCTCTGGATGACTTTCGAGCTGCCGGTGCGGGTGAGCCGCGTGATCGACATGACGCGCGCAGGGCAGCATGGCAGTGAACACGTGTGGGGCTACAGCTACCAGACCCTGGCCGGTCATCTGGAGCGCGGTGAAATCACCTTCGAGATCGTGAAGGTCATCGACAGCGGTGCGGTCGTGTTCCGCATCCACTCCTTCTCGCAGACCGGGCACATCGCGAACCTCGTGCACCGGCTCGGCTTCCGGCTCGTGGGCCGGCGCCTGCAGCGGCGGTTCGCGGAGGAATCGCTGCGCAACATGCAACTGCTGGTGGCGCAGCATCTGTCGGCAACCGCGCCGGCAGGCACAGGCGGGACGCCCGCCGGATGACTCCGGGGGCCGGACGCCAGCGTCGGGATCCGTTACCCGCCTGTGCCACCGTGTGGCACGCACGCGGATGACATCGGGAGACCCGACGTCCGCACGCCAGCGTCGGCGTGCGCTCCGCGTGCGCACCGGTCACGCGTCACATGCCGCTATGGCATGACCTTCTTGCCCGAGACGAGCCCGATGATCAGGGCGATGACGGCGAAGACGACGAACACCATGAACAGCGTCTTGGCGATGCCGGCAGATGCCGCGGCCAGACCGCCGAAGCCGAACAGGCCGGCGACGAGTGCCAGCACGAGGAAAGCGAATGCCCAGCGCAACATGTGAGTCTCTGGCGTGAAATCGGTCACTCAGGCGGGCGCACTCCGCACCCGCAGGGAGTCAGCGGGTGGAATCGTGGGTGTCGTGGCGTGACTCGTACTCGGCCACTTCCTTCTCGGCCGCGTCGCGCGTCTTGCCGTAACGTTCCTGGATCTTCCCGATGAGCTGGTCGCGCTTTCCGGCGACGACGTCGAGATCGTCGTCGGTGAGCTTGCCCCACTGCTCGCGCACCTTGCCCTTCGCGGTCTTCCAGCTGCCTTCGATGGTATCCCAGTTCATGGCATCTCCTGTGTCAGGAAAACAAAAAAGGCGTGGCACGGCGCATGAGAGCGCCATGGTCCACGCCTTCGACTGACGAGGTCGATCCCCCCGTCCGCCAAGGAAACTCCACCTGTGCTGCCGGTGGAGTCGATGTCACATACACCACGGAGACTTCGCAAGTTCCGTGCTTGTCCCCTGGTCGCGGCACCGGCCGCGACCAGGGATCAGTTGTACTGCAGCAGCAGCTCCAGTCGCTGGCGGAGGTCCGCCAGCTGCTTCGACTTGAATGCGTGCTTCGTCTCCTCCAGCACCTCCACCGTGTGCTGTATCGCCGCCGTGAGCTGTGAGCCGCGCGCGCAGTTCATGATCTGGCAGGCATGCGACTCCACCGGCGCACCGGCCAGCGCGCGGCCAAGCTGCTCGAGGTCGGTCAGCGACCCCATCACGTTGCGCAGCGCCAGCGAGAGGAAGGTGTCCGCCGTCGGCGCCCCGGGGCCCCGCTGCGTCGCGAGCTGGTCGTAGCGCAGCCGCATGTCGTTCAGGCGCAGTTCCGCATCCTGCATGGCGCGGAACGAGCGGAATCGGGCCACCGCCGCGTTCACGCGCACCTCGAGCTCGGAGAACTGCACCGGCTTGGTGAGGTACGCGGCCACCGGCAGCTCGATGCACGCCACCGCCGAACGCACGCTGGGGAAGCCGGTGAGGATGATGACGGGCAGCCCGCCCCGTACCTGTGCCACCCGCCGCACCAGCGCGAGGTCGTTGTTGCCCGGCATCTCCAGGTCGGTGATGAGCAGGTCGAACTGCTCATCCACCACCAGCTCCAGTGCCCGCGGGCCGTCGGCGGCCGTCTGCACCTCGTAGCCCTCGCGCCGCAGCAGGTCTGCCGTCGACTGGAGGAACGTGTCTTCGTCGTCCGCGATCAGGATTCGCCCGCGCGTCATGCCGTCACTCCGGGAACCGTGCTCCCAGCCAGGGGAATTCGTGCGATGAACTCGGCACCGCCACCCGCGGCATCCGTGAGCTCGATGCTGCCACCCGCCGCATCGAGGGCGCGGCGCACCAGCGCCAGCCCGAGGCCCATGCCGCCGGTCGAGAGCTGCGACAGCTTGGTCGAGATGAAGGGCTCAAAGATGCTCTCGCGAAGCTCCGGGGGCACGCCCGGCCCCCGATCCGACACGCGGAGCACGAACTCGTCGCCCTCGATCGAGCCCCGCACCATCACCCGGGCACCGGGCGGCGAGGCTTCGATGGCGTTCTGCACGAGGTTGTACACACACTGCCTCAGGATGGAGTTCGGGAGCCGCACGACCGCCGCCACACCGCCCAGCTCGACATCCACGCTCACCCCGGTGTTGCGATTGACCTGCTCCAGGAACGCGACGGCGTCACCCACCACGGTCTGCACCGGGGCGTGCGAGCTCGATTCCGTCTCGGGCCTGTAGGTCTCGTAGAGCTGCCGCGTGACCTGGCTGATGCGCTGCACCTCACGCTCGATCGCCCCAACGTACTTGATGTGGGGGTGGGTCGGCGGGATGGCGTCCTTGATGAGCAGGAAGGCACTCTGGATGCCCGCGAGCGGATTGTTGATCTCGTGCGCGATCCGCGCCGCGAGCCTCCCCATCGTGCTCATCGTCTCGGCCTGCCGCAGCGCCTCCTCGGCGTGCCGGCGATCCGTGATGTCGGCGAACATCCCCAGCAGGCGCATCGCCAGGCCCTCCGGGGTGCGCAGCACCACCCGCCCGCGATCGATGAAGTCATGCCAGCGACCCGACGCACTCCGCACGCGGTACTCCGCGTCGAAGGCATCGGAGCGGCCCGCGACGTGGTCGCGCAGGCGGTCCTCCACCCGCGCGCGGTCCTGCGGATGCACCAGCAGGAGCCAGTCCTGCATGTGTGAGTGCCCGTTGCCGGACGCGTACCCCAGCCGGCGCCAGAGCTGCTCCGAGCGGGTGACGATGCCGGTGTGCAGGTCCCACTCCCAGAGCCCGTCGGTGGTGGACTGCAGCGCCCGGTCGAGCGTGGCCCGCTCGTCCAGGCGCGCCGAGTACGACACGTTCTGCGCCAGCCGCAGCGCCAGGGCCAGCAGCACCGACACGGCGATGCCGAGCAGGAGGAGCACGTCGCTGAGCGTGGAGGGCGTGACCAGTGCCGTGCTCAGCGACGGCCAGACGCCGATCCGCCAGTCCGGGCCGCCGCGGATGATCGGCTCCTCCATGATCGCGCGAGCCCCCCCCGCCGGCAGCGGCGACGAGGCACTGAGCCATCGATGACGCGTGCCGATCGCGACCTCGAATCCCTGCAGCGTGTCGCTCGCGATGGCCCCGAGCAGGCGCCGCGCGTCGATCAGGCCCACGAACAGGTCGGTGCAGGTGCCGGCCTGGCAGCGCGGCACCACCATCAGCGCCTGGCTGGAGTCCGCCGCGAACGGGATGAAGCGCGTGACACCGCCCAGCTGCCGGATGGCGGCGGCGTGCGTGGCCAGCGCGCGGGTGACGCTGTCGCCGCGCGCCGCGGGCGTGACGCGGTCCATGCCGCGGCGCGCACCGGTGCTGTCGAGCCAGAGCACGGACTGGAGCCCGGAGACATCCTGCACCATCTGCGTCACGAATGCCAACCACATCGTGTCCGGGCTGCTGCTGTACCGCGCCATGCGCTGCAACGTGCGCTGCGTGACGCGCAGCTCGCGGCCGAT
This portion of the Gemmatimonadaceae bacterium genome encodes:
- a CDS encoding DUF1990 family protein yields the protein MPEQAIPAAPALDPRLAARLAEIALMEPTVDLARRESYVTAQGWHLDAREAALPAEAPGPPGADGSFAVACHILEQYAFPPRRLIRGSFDPAAPLDNRAMLLTARYLWMTFELPVRVSRVIDMTRAGQHGSEHVWGYSYQTLAGHLERGEITFEIVKVIDSGAVVFRIHSFSQTGHIANLVHRLGFRLVGRRLQRRFAEESLRNMQLLVAQHLSATAPAGTGGTPAG
- a CDS encoding response regulator produces the protein MTRGRILIADDEDTFLQSTADLLRREGYEVQTAADGPRALELVVDEQFDLLITDLEMPGNNDLALVRRVAQVRGGLPVIILTGFPSVRSAVACIELPVAAYLTKPVQFSELEVRVNAAVARFRSFRAMQDAELRLNDMRLRYDQLATQRGPGAPTADTFLSLALRNVMGSLTDLEQLGRALAGAPVESHACQIMNCARGSQLTAAIQHTVEVLEETKHAFKSKQLADLRQRLELLLQYN
- a CDS encoding CsbD family protein, yielding MNWDTIEGSWKTAKGKVREQWGKLTDDDLDVVAGKRDQLIGKIQERYGKTRDAAEKEVAEYESRHDTHDSTR
- a CDS encoding PAS domain-containing protein produces the protein MSIASVLQQFRLAMSERPRLIAWSRAAVSAHASRLVAQLLLAFGVLALVGWAADLWWLVQPFRSLPPLRLGSAIGLTTLGVGILTVSAARLRFVSQVSAWSTIVLGSLPLQHATGFDGLWNVLARVTPPSGVVWHGTVPGQVALSSGAFLVLGGIGLLSILSRQRGLWPSIVLAGAGGTVMLLATTVIAGQLLGFLEGVKYGPLLGSSLQSTVCAIVFATHFNAMAWSKKTGFAPPPAWLPLSVGAGSLVTVLFVWRALLHSEGLQLQERSRVAAKANRVAIGRELRVTQRTLQRMARYSSSPDTMWLAFVTQMVQDVSGLQSVLWLDSTGARRGMDRVTPAARGDSVTRALATHAAAIRQLGGVTRFIPFAADSSQALMVVPRCQAGTCTDLFVGLIDARRLLGAIASDTLQGFEVAIGTRHRWLSASSPLPAGGARAIMEEPIIRGGPDWRIGVWPSLSTALVTPSTLSDVLLLLGIAVSVLLALALRLAQNVSYSARLDERATLDRALQSTTDGLWEWDLHTGIVTRSEQLWRRLGYASGNGHSHMQDWLLLVHPQDRARVEDRLRDHVAGRSDAFDAEYRVRSASGRWHDFIDRGRVVLRTPEGLAMRLLGMFADITDRRHAEEALRQAETMSTMGRLAARIAHEINNPLAGIQSAFLLIKDAIPPTHPHIKYVGAIEREVQRISQVTRQLYETYRPETESSSHAPVQTVVGDAVAFLEQVNRNTGVSVDVELGGVAAVVRLPNSILRQCVYNLVQNAIEASPPGARVMVRGSIEGDEFVLRVSDRGPGVPPELRESIFEPFISTKLSQLSTGGMGLGLALVRRALDAAGGSIELTDAAGGGAEFIARIPLAGSTVPGVTA
- a CDS encoding DUF1328 domain-containing protein, with amino-acid sequence MLRWAFAFLVLALVAGLFGFGGLAAASAGIAKTLFMVFVVFAVIALIIGLVSGKKVMP